Proteins from one Deltaproteobacteria bacterium genomic window:
- a CDS encoding 3'-5' exonuclease gives MYIQRLARTMARLLHGDPEHPGLAANADYFDTFDQNIPLAECEFTVVDTELTGLNPHVDEIVSIGAVRIRGLRIEMGDCFYSLVHPRVMTKTSILIHHITPDEVLNSPRLFKVLPEFIDYAGRSLLVGHHIGLDVSFLGLACRKIYNAPLPNHCLDTMRLAQVYEADLWENYYDQYDLNVSYNLADLTHRYDLPVFDHHNALEDALQTAYLFLFLVKKLKKGGIVTLRDLFLAGRSWRWYF, from the coding sequence ATGTACATTCAACGCCTGGCCAGGACCATGGCCCGCCTCCTCCATGGCGACCCGGAGCATCCTGGCCTGGCAGCCAACGCCGACTACTTCGACACCTTCGACCAGAACATCCCCCTGGCCGAGTGCGAGTTCACCGTCGTGGACACCGAACTCACCGGCCTGAATCCCCATGTGGACGAAATAGTCTCCATCGGGGCGGTCAGGATCCGGGGGCTTCGGATCGAAATGGGAGACTGCTTCTATTCCCTGGTCCACCCCCGGGTCATGACCAAGACGAGCATTCTCATCCATCACATCACCCCGGACGAGGTCCTGAATTCCCCCCGCCTCTTCAAGGTCCTGCCCGAATTCATCGACTACGCCGGCCGATCGCTCCTGGTTGGTCACCACATCGGCCTGGACGTGAGCTTTCTCGGCCTGGCCTGCCGCAAGATCTACAACGCTCCCCTGCCAAACCATTGTCTGGACACCATGCGCCTGGCCCAGGTCTACGAGGCCGACTTGTGGGAGAACTACTACGACCAGTACGACCTCAATGTCAGCTACAATCTGGCCGACCTGACCCACCGCTACGACCTGCCCGTCTTCGACCACCACAACGCCCTGGAGGATGCCCTCCAGACCGCCTACCTCTTCCTTTTCCTGGTCAAGAAAC